A segment of the Pedobacter faecalis genome:
TACCAATTACCCTGAAGACAAAGAGGAGATTTTAATTGGCGAAAACAATCCGGAGGCGGAAGACAAAGGCGGGACCCGGGAAATACCATTCAGTAATACGTTATGGATCGAGCGTGAAGACTTCATGGAAGTCCCGGCAAAGAAATGGTTCCGGTTAGCCCCGGGCTCCATGGTCCGGCTGAAGCATGCATATATTGTGAAATGCGAGGATTTCAAAAAAGATGACAACGGCAACCTTACAGAAGTCCACTGTTCTTACATCCCGGAGTCTAAAAGCGGGTCTGACACAAGCGGTATTAACGTAAAAGGCACCATCCACTGGGTAAGCGCTTCTCACGCAAAAAAGGCAGAAGTGAGGCTCTACGATCGTTTGTTCACGGTTGAGTCGCCAGACGCGGAAGCGGGAGATTTTAAGGACTACCTTAACCCGAACAGCGTTGAGGTACTCCATGACGTATACATTGAACCTTTTCTGGCTCAGGCTTCATCCGACGTACGCTACCAGTTCATCCGCAAGGGATACTATTGCCTCGACAGGGACGCTACTGCCGAAAAGCCCGTTTTCAACCGTACTGTCTCTCTCAAGGACGCCTGGTCTAAAGCCAATAAATAGGCTAGAGATATTTGCGGTACAAACTGAATAACACCTGTTTATCGTAGGGCGTTAGTGCAGGGCTAATATCTGTTTGAATAAAATGCCGCTTAAAGGCGGTAATTGCGGCCGGGAGATTACTGACGTCATATCCGATAATCCGAAGCGCAGCTTTTGTATCAAAGGTATCAGAAGGCGTTATTAGAATAGCGTCATACCAATATCCGAAACCTTTCTCGGCAAGTGTTTTCCATGGAAACATATTCGGATCCTGCTTTCGGCCGGGCGCCATATCGGAGTGACCTATAAAATTGGCTACCGGAATGTTGTGCTTCTTTTTCAGCGCGGCTAGTACCTCGAGAAGACTGTTGATTTGAGCGTCAGGATAGGGTTCGCTTCCCGTGTTATCCAGTTCAATGCCGATCGACGACGAATTAAGATCGGTATCATTTCCCCATTTGCCCGCGCCGGCATGATGAGATCTGAGGTAATCATTTACCATCTGGATCACTTTTCCGTCGCGCCCAATTATGTAGTGAGCACTCACTTGTGTTCTTGCCAGGATAAAGGTATTGATGGTTTGTTCGGTCGATTTTTGCGCGGTATGATGAAGAATAACAAAATTCGGCTTTCTCAGTCCGAAATTTACAGAGCCAACCCATGCCTGTTGATTCGCGGGAATTGTCTCACTTCCCTGATTTAAAGGGGGCGTTGCTTCAATTATCTTTGCATAGGCCCTGGCCTGACTTTTATAGATTTTATTCGTCGCTGCATATTTTCCGCCTCCGCAGGAGCTAAGCAGAACGGCAAAACTTATAAGGGCAAAAACATTTTTGCTGACGGGGGAGTTTTTCATAGCATAGGTATTGGGCTGTGAAATTACTAATTTTTGCTATTTTAGCCGCTATTTCTTCGGAGCTACTAGCCCGACTTACCGTTAAATTAAGAGTACGACCATTATGAGAAATATCTTTATTGCTGCCTGTTGCTTTATTTATACCAGTATCATGCTGATTTCATGTACACATTCTACCGGAACCAGCGCTGGTACAACC
Coding sequences within it:
- a CDS encoding N-acetylmuramoyl-L-alanine amidase codes for the protein MKNSPVSKNVFALISFAVLLSSCGGGKYAATNKIYKSQARAYAKIIEATPPLNQGSETIPANQQAWVGSVNFGLRKPNFVILHHTAQKSTEQTINTFILARTQVSAHYIIGRDGKVIQMVNDYLRSHHAGAGKWGNDTDLNSSSIGIELDNTGSEPYPDAQINSLLEVLAALKKKHNIPVANFIGHSDMAPGRKQDPNMFPWKTLAEKGFGYWYDAILITPSDTFDTKAALRIIGYDVSNLPAAITAFKRHFIQTDISPALTPYDKQVLFSLYRKYL